GCCGTATTTAAGGGGAAACCCCCCTTGACACAAGGGAATATTTTTGCTAACGTATTGGGCCTTGGTGGCCAAGGTTTCACCTGATCTCTTGGTCCAACATCAAAAAACGTGACGAGGTTTTGTATGGCAACCATCAATCAGTTGGTGCGCTATGGGCGCCGAAAACTTAAAACGAAGAGCGGCGCTCCGGCGCTTCAGAGATGCCCGCAGAGACGCGGGGTCTGTACGCGCGTCTTTACGACCACGCCCAAGAAGCCCAATTCGGCGCTTCGGAAAGTTGCGCGTGTGCGTCTCTCCAACAGTGTCGAGGTGACCTCGTACATACCCGGTGAAGGCCATCAGCTCCAGGAGCACTCCGTGGTTCTGGTTCGCGGGGGACGTGTGAAGGACCTCCCGGGCGTGCGGTATCACATCATCCGTGGACACCTTGATGCCACCGGTGTAAACGATCGAAAACAGGGCCGTTCCAAGTACGGAACGAAGCGGCCCAAGGCCTGAGGAGGTACGTCATGCCACGGAGGAGAGAGGTACCCGTTCGCGAGATCCTTCCGGATCCCGTATACGGAAGCACCCTTGTTTCCAAGTTCGTCAACAGCATTATGAAAGACGGAAAAAAATCCACGGCTGAGGGAATTTTCTACCA
The genomic region above belongs to Thermoanaerobaculia bacterium and contains:
- the rpsL gene encoding 30S ribosomal protein S12; the protein is MATINQLVRYGRRKLKTKSGAPALQRCPQRRGVCTRVFTTTPKKPNSALRKVARVRLSNSVEVTSYIPGEGHQLQEHSVVLVRGGRVKDLPGVRYHIIRGHLDATGVNDRKQGRSKYGTKRPKA